The sequence ACCATCCCTGCAGATTATGGATTGTAGGGTACATGGAACTGTTGTATCCCTAGATTTTACTTTATTGGGAAAATTAAGTGACTTCCTCTGTCTGAAGTGATCATTTTTGGAATTCCCCAAGTACAGACACATGATTCCTTAATGCCTGAAGTCGAAATCTTCACTGTAAGAGATGATGCTCTCTCCACAGCCATCTTGAAAATGTGTCAACCACCCAAGTGCCGGAGTCCATATTTACTCGTAGGTAAAGGACCTATGTAATCTTGCAGGCAGGTGCAATTCGTAAGAGTGGAGGCGTCTGTCCTGTAGGTCGTGGATTTACTTGAGCACAGATGAGACCTGACTGACCTGCATCTTGGACggacttaactttttttttttttttttaccaaatgacAAACTTTTATGGTTGTACTTGGGATCTTCTACCAAATCATTTGCAAATTGAGCTCGCCCATTGGAGTCATGACACACAACCCTGTTATCACAAACAAAGGGAGGTTTTGGATCAACCTGAGGCGCAGCAATGGGTGGATCCTCTGCAAAAGGCAATGTGTCGGTTTTCTTGACTGGAGATGCCTCCAAAGACTCAATGTTTTCCAGCAATTCTCCACTTCTAGCTGCTTTTGCTAATTCCTCTGCGGCAGTGGTTCCTACGGTTGGCTGATGTGCACCTTTCTGATGTGCTGAGACCTTCACTACTACATGGATGTTGGCATTTTTGGATGGTTACTTAGATATATTTGTCTCGCTGTGCATCAGGACTTTGTTGGGAAGTCTATATAACCTCATCTTCCACACTTCCAAGTGATCTGTAAGATCTCACAACTTATGAGCTGTCACTATAAATAACCAGTGGCTCCtgttctcttcctcatccaattccaTCTCTACTCAGCACAAAGGGCAGAGATTGAACCTGTAATGTCCTGGTAGTCTGCACTGAACTGCACATCCCCCTTCTGGGTACCAAAGCCTGTGTAGTGTGGTCCTTCTGAATGATATCTGGACCAGTCTATATAAACTGCCTCCTCTGTTTTCTCGTCCTCTCTCCTAAAGAGATGGACAAGGCTCCTGAAATGTGTCCAGACATTTCTCCCTCATACTGCATCAACTGAGGAAGCACAGACTTGGCTTTGATAAATTTAAATTTCCTTTGGTGACAAACAACCAATGTGCAAATCTGATGCGACACCTGGGACCCCCGGAGGTGAAGTTTAGGTGTGAAATTGGATTTCAACAAAATCATTTTGCAGACTTCCCCTGTTCAGTTGATTTAACTGTAAAATGCGCCCCCACAAGATGTTGCACAAATTTCAAACCCGGAACGTCGGAAGCTTGGAAAATCTCCCCAAATTCTCCACTCTCCCACCGGCAACAGTACTGCTGACACTGCAGAGGTTCAGAGGCAAGAACCTGAATGTTCCACAGTCTCATCCTCCTGGTTTGGTTTGCAAGTTTCTCTTTTAAAAAAGCTTCCTGTTCCTCTCCCCATGGTCCAATTGGATCATTGGCTATTTCTGCAAAGCCCTCTATGAAATACCGTTTGACCTCAGTTTGCAATGACTTGACCTTTTCGATGTTCAGTTTCAAACCTGCTTCATGCAGCAATGTGAACAGTTCTGCTAACAAAGATGGAGGTCCTTGTCTTCAGTAGCCAATCATAAATCGACATATTGGAGCAGGCAATCGGGTCTGGAAAATGTTAGGACGCCCAATGGAATATTAATGGCCTTAAATGAACCCCTTATGGAAGTCTGGAAAGGACGTATTCCTCCCCTCTGTGAAGAAATGAAACCGGTGTAACAGCCGTGTCTGACGCTATGGTATCTGTAGTTCCCACATCAGTTATACATGAAATCCCTACAGCACATGAAGTGACGATCATGCTATCACTAGGTAGGTGCTTACTATCTACAGCATTGGATAACACATTACAGTCCACAGAGCCTGCTGATACATCACCGCTGGCTATAGTTATATCAGGACTATGCATGCAGACATCTAGCACGGCTGGTAAAAGTTACACTAGGATTATGCAGATAATCAGTAGACAGTTCTCTTATCATTGGACCTATAACTATCACCGTTCATATCGGGCAGTCTCCAACTCATACGTGGCACCAATGGGTGCCAAGTGCTCCTTGGCACCCATGGGCACATATCTAGACACTAATTATCCTAAATCAGTCTCCAAAACTTTGGGAAGGTTATCCGTTACCACTCCCCCAATCCAGGTACACACGTGCATTGGGCAAAGCTGGGTCCctagacccactgaccacagcgcccccttgtgtatgtatatgagggggtgtggtctccccagacccagGGGGTGTGGTCTCACCTTCATTAAAGACATAGCAGCCGATTTATCTCCAGATctttattacaatataaatatttacaatttcttgttttcaataaaaaaaaataaatacaattaaaataaatctCCTGGACCCCCAATCTTCAGACAAGAGGATCTGCCCCCCACTGGGCCTGTACCCAGAATCCTTGCTGATGGTTTTCTGTGGAATTTTGATAAAACTGTGGGGCCCTCCACCCGGGGATCCAGGGGGGACCACGGTCCTGAAGACAGCTCGGGGAGGCCTGAGGAGACagtcatcaccctgcacccccaagaTCGTCATCACCCCACACCCCACCTCCCGGTCATTACCCTTGAGTGTCatcactctgcacccccacagCATCATCACCCTGCACTCCCCCGAGCATCATCACCCCTCAGCTACAAGTGTCAGGTTAATCATTCCTCACCGGTATAGGGACTGGGTCCTCCACATTGCGGCTCCCTGGTctggtgggggtagtagtcccaTCCTCTATACCGCTGTCTCCCCCACTCAGACTCGGGGATGATGGGACTGTGGAGCCGCCATCTTCTGGTGGTGGGGTGGAGGAAGTGACGGGACCGGGTCCAGATGGCACCTTCTCCTCTTCTACTGGATCCGGAAGACGCGGCTTCTTTGGATGGAAGCTCGCTACCGTATAAGGATAATTATCCTCACCCAATCTGTCCATAGAAAGAAATGTGAGACACGGTCATTAGTACCGGAAACATCCACCACCAGCCCTACTGAGTATTACAGGAGGAGGGACAACTCACCGGCAGGAGACCTCGTAGGGATCGATCCACAGGGTCATCTCCTTGGGGAGGGACAGGTCCTGGAAGCTGAGGCCACTATGGGCACAGGCCTCCAGGATGGTCTCCTCCCGGTCATTCCTGTTCACCCGGATACACCTGAAATAGGCAAATATTACACGTTAGAGAGAAGATCCTGATGGACCTGCATGAGGTCGTCTAGAGATGAGGATCCAGGATGGGTTTTCTAGATATCCGGATACATCTATATGGAGTTATCTAAAGATGTGATGGTGGGAAATTTATGGACATACAAAGTAATAAGGAAAATAAATGGCAAAATGCTGAAATACAGAAATATTCTACACCTGGACATGGATATAAAACATCTCCCAATAGAACAATGGAGTCATTTATGTGAGAAGCTGATGGATCAATGTTGGAATATTTAAAATTATTGCCAGAAGACAAAACTGGGATGTAGGAAATTCTTTAGAACCGACTATGGAGCAGGATGACATGGGAATTATTCCATTTATTCAATAAGTGCGGGAAACTTTTAGGCAAATTACTGATTTAATTTTGGTAACTGATAGAAAGTCCCTGATGCAGGAATGTTTGGAGATGCTGATGGATGTTGGGATGTTACCACATATCAGAGCAGTGCGTTACCTGTAGGCCCGGCCTCTCATTGGCTTCTCCGGGGACCAGTGTCCGGTGTGTTTTTTGGAAAGTATTTCTAAGACCTTGTCTCCAAATAGTTTGACCTTCACCAGGTCCAGTTTTTGGAATCTGTTGGCCAGAGTCTTTATATAACTAACCCCGGCCAAcagctcctctctcatctccagggGGACGAAGGTGTAAGAGGCCATTATATCTATGGGAGGAAACAAGAACAGGTcaactttttgtaaaaataaatctcTATAAGATATTGGGGGGTGTTGGGGTAGAAAGATGGAGGAGATATGGGAAGAGCAGCAACAAGACCGGATACAGGAAAGACCCCGAGCTCCTCTGTACAAAGAGAAATAGGCAGCCAgagagcgagagcccaaacccGATACTAGAGCCGCACCAAGActgagatacagagagagaaatggagagataggagatggatagataaatgctGATGTGATGTGCCCGAGGAGTAAGGAGGTTATtggcgcgcatgcgcagaaggtcTGGGGGAGTCGGCGCCTGCGCATTAAGGAGTGGGCAACAATTCTACTGAAAAAAGATGTATCGCGCTGAGGGGTCCGTAAAAAGAACGGCACTCCCTCGGCAAtagacagggggcgctatatgAGAGAAGTATATCACCAAGTATAGTGAATACTATGGCTTAATAAGCTAGTGAATCCCTTTTGAGGAGGGCACATAAGAGACGAGTACATATCGCCGCCATGATTAAAACCATAAATAAGTGGATGCAATGTTATAAATGGGATAATAAAATAGAGTAAATTATATATAGAACATTTTCAAAGTGACTGGTTGAGCAAATAAATCGAATGAAGAGACTACTAATATTGTATGTAACATAACAGTATATTTGACATCGGTTTATTGGTTTTGGGCGCAAGTAAACCGCTCGAGGCTGACGGATTCTTAAGGGTACGAGACCTCTTGAAGGtgactgggggggggcacagggaaCGGAGCTCCTGAGATGTGGGGTCGTGCAAGAGGAGATTCCAATCTGACTGCCATCATTGGAATATGTGGTAATGAAATTAATATTAGTTTTTCGGGAGGGTACTTTGCTTTGAACCCAAAAGAGGGCAATCAGCTTGACTGGTGGCCCCGGCCCTGGCACATGCCGAAGAGACAGGAGGTGCCTGTTGCACAGAAGCTTGCTTTGGGTGGTGTAATCTTCATCCGCCGTGCAATTACGCCTAATTCTCTTAAATTGCCCAAACGTGATGTTGgtcttcccctttttttttttttattttcatagtgACTACTAGTAAAATCGAG comes from Engystomops pustulosus chromosome 6, aEngPut4.maternal, whole genome shotgun sequence and encodes:
- the LOC140065268 gene encoding protein BTG4-like; this encodes MREELLAGVSYIKTLANRFQKLDLVKVKLFGDKVLEILSKKHTGHWSPEKPMRGRAYRCIRVNRNDREETILEACAHSGLSFQDLSLPKEMTLWIDPYEVSCRLGEDNYPYTVASFHPKKPRLPDPVEEEKVPSGPGPVTSSTPPPEDGGSTVPSSPSLSGGDSGIEDGTTTPTRPGSRNVEDPVPIPVRND